The following coding sequences are from one Carassius gibelio isolate Cgi1373 ecotype wild population from Czech Republic chromosome B7, carGib1.2-hapl.c, whole genome shotgun sequence window:
- the LOC127961298 gene encoding ammonium transporter Rh type C-like codes for MGNLAACCRSFWCKPKNPDVRISLPVVCFLWQIAMIILFGLFVRYNDESDAHWSDYKHAKNITSDIENDFYYRYPSFQDVHVMIFVGFGFLMTFLKRYSFGGVGFNFLIAAFGLQWALLMQGWFHSLDPADGLIKIGIENIINADFCVAGCLIAYGALLGKVSPVQLMVLTLFGITLFAVEEYIILNILHVRDAGGSMVIHTFGAYYGLTISWILYRPKLDQSKNLNGSAYHSDVFAMIGTLFLWMFWPSFNSAIADHGDGQHRAAINTYLSLAASVLTTFAISSLSAKKGKLDMVHIQNATLAGGVAMGTAAEFMISPYGSLIVGFICGILSTFGYLVITPFMEKYLKIQDTCGVHNLHAMPGILGAVVGAITAATASESVYGHEGLINTFDFEGQFAKRTPAMQGGFQAAGLCVALAFGIVGGAVVGFILRLPCCWGDPADENCFDDELYWELPEDEESIPPILEFNSHMVGKNRDMMSESNFTVERS; via the exons ATGGGGAACTTAGCTGCCTGCTGCCGAAGCTTCTGGTGCAAGCCCAAAAACCCTGATGTCCGGATCAGTCTGCCTGTGGTCTGCTTCCTGTGGCAGATTGCCATGATCATCCTGTTTGGACTGTTTGTGCGTTATAATGATGAGTCGGATGCACACTGGTCTGACTACAAGCATGCGAAAAACATCACGAGTGACATCGAGAACGACTTCTACTACAGATACCCAA GTTTTCAGGATGTGCATGTGATGATCTTTGTGGGTTTTGGCTTTCTCATGACCTTCCTGAAGCGCTACAGCTTCGGCGGGGTCGGATTCAACTTCCTCATTGCTGCCTTCGGTCTGCAGTGGGCTCTTCTCATGCAGGGCTGGTTTCACTCTCTGGACCCAGCTGATGGCCTAATCAAGATTGGAATTGAGAA TATCATCAATGCTGACTTCTGTGTAGCTGGATGTCTGATTGCTTATGGAGCTCTGCTGGGGAAAGTCAGCCCAGTGCAGCTGATGGTGTTGACACTATTTGGCATTACACTGTTTGCAGTTGAGGAATACATCATTCTTAATATTCTCCAT GTTCGGGACGCTGGCGGATCTATGGTCATCCACACTTTCGGAGCATATTATGGTCTGACAATATCGTGGATTCTTTATCGACCGAAACTAGACCAAAGCAAGAATCTGAACGGATCTGCCTACCACTCTGATGTCTTTGCTATGATTG GCACCCTCTTCCTCTGGATGTTCTGGCCCAGTTTCAACTCTGCCATCGCAGATCATGGAGACGGACAACATCGGGCCGCCATAAACACCTACCTTTCTCTAGCTGCTTCAGTCCTTACTACATTTGCCATATCAAGCCTTTCAGCCAAAAAGGGAAAACTGGACATG GTGCATATACAGAATGCAACTCTGGCTGGGGGAGTCGCTATGGGAACAGCGGCTGAATTTATGATATCACCATACGGTTCTCTCATCGTGGGCTTCATCTGCGGGATACTCTCCACATTTGGCTACCTGGTGATCACT ccCTTCATGGAGAAGTACCTGAAGATTCAAGACACATGTGGCGTCCATAACCTGCATGCCATGCCCGGCATCCTGGGAGCAGTCGTGGGTGCCATCACAGCAGCTACTGCCAGTGAGAGCGTCTACGGGCATGAAGG GTTGATAAACACCTTTGATTTTGAAGGGCAATTCGCTAAGAGGACGCCTGCCATGCAGGGAGGCTTCCAGGCCGCCGGTCTTTGTGTTGCTCTTGCTTTTGGAATCGTAGGTGGAGCTGTTGTAG GTTTTATTCTGAGACTGCCGTGCTGCTGGGGAGACCCGGCTGATGAAAACTGCTTCGATGATGAGTTGTACTGGGAg TTGCCTGAGGATGAAGAGAGCATCCCTCCCATTCTAGAGTTCAACAGCCACATGGTCGGCAAAAATAGAGACATGAT GTCAGAGTCTAACTTCACTGTTGAACGGAGCTAA